Genomic window (Rhododendron vialii isolate Sample 1 chromosome 4a, ASM3025357v1):
tatataatattatatgtgagtttctgtgcagtgaaactccaaaaaaagaagaacatgtACCATTATTTGGGTATTATTCAGAACATGAATAACaaatcaatttcattgataTATGAGGCTTACATAGTTATAAATTTGATCGACAAATCTACAAAATAGATCCAAAGTCTCCTGAATAGCAATATgaaaacaagataaataaattacaccaaaagattttaaataaattaaaattctaaatctaATGGCATTGGCTGTCTTTTCAGACTCAACGATCCTGATGTGGCTTTTCAATTTCATCATGTATCTTTGGTAGAAGGATTTGATGTGGAGGACTCTTCTGAGGTTGGAGTTCATCATTAACTCCATCAGCACAGTGTCATTATGGTTATCTGTTAAGAACTAAACTCTGTTATAGACATATATGGTTATCAGaaacacacatataacgttatatggtttactttattgaattggtccgcgcagcggcatCAATGACTTACTTCTAATAACCATAAACAGATTCagacatataacattatatgttcagaaAAACTGGCATATGACAATATATACTCACAGAGATTGACACATAAACAATCCACATATAATCACACAACAGTGTATTGACATTCAACCTTATATGTCTAAATCTGTCCCAAATAACCAATTGATGACATAAAGAATTGAAGCAGATTGACAAATAAAAAGTCCACATATAACCACACAACAGTGTATTGccatataaccttatatttACACATATTTTCACGAAATTCAGTGAATACTGACCAAACAATAACGTTAGATACACAAATAACCATCATCTGTGTTAATGGTATATGTTCCGTATATTTGTCTCATATACGGAGATCATATCATATCTTTTTATAATATTGTTATatgtacaaataaaaataacatatatttatatacaaaaattaataaattactaaatttatgttattgaatAGGTCCAAGCAGCGGCTTATAaacctgaatatataaccatatatattcacagaGCAAAATGACAACcgaacaaaatgataaaataccATACATCTTCAAAGAACAAAACGATATTTATAAACAACCAACAGGAGAATATATAACGTCATATAATGTTACGCAATAACATATAGCATTACAATGTTATAACCTAATGTTATATGTTTACAATGTTATAACCCCGAACTGCAGCGAAAACAATATTTTCAAGAACTTGTGGTGTAATTTCAGCCATAAAATCTGACCTAATTATATTACAGTCGGTATGTAATTAGGGTTATATGTTAAAGACTCAGATGTTAACAGATAGCATCATATGTTATTCCACTGCAATGAAAATGATTTcagaagctcatatataacattatatgatcccataagttcatccaaaatcctaaccaaatcaaatctgaacaaatagtaacaaataaccttatatgtTCAACCCTAAATTAAACTTGACATACCTGTTTGTGTTGAAACAACGGCAGTGGTGGGAATGAAGCTGACGGTGGAAAAGGACGGCGATCTCGTAGAGATTTGTGCAGATCTCGTTTGGTGACGCGCTAGCGACCTATACTTTTGTCGAACACGAAGGTGACATGGAGGTGAGATGCGATGGCGACGGCAAGGCTGGGACGGGATGCGACGGCGACAGGAGGTGGGTGGCGATGGCGGCGGGAACGGGAGGCTGGGATGGGATGTGACGGCGACTGGAGGTGGGCGGCAACGGCGGCGAAGACAGGAGGTTGA
Coding sequences:
- the LOC131323809 gene encoding uncharacterized protein LOC131323809, yielding MTLGEREKERSERGGSRRNKHLDSTSCLRRRCRPPPVAVTSHPSLPFPPPSPPTSCRRRIPSQPCRRHRISPPCHLRVRQKYRSLARHQTRSAQISTRSPSFSTVSFIPTTAVVSTQTDNHNDTVLMELMMNSNLRRVLHIKSFYQRYMMKLKSHIRIVESEKTETLDLFCRFVDQIYNYVSLIYQ